A genome region from Aptenodytes patagonicus chromosome 26, bAptPat1.pri.cur, whole genome shotgun sequence includes the following:
- the KCNJ10 gene encoding ATP-sensitive inward rectifier potassium channel 10 isoform X1, translated as MHGRTSVWMRLYRDGWTDGQMTSATKVYYSQTTQTDSRPLIGSGLRRRRVMTKDGRSNVRMEHIADKRFLYLKDLWTTFIDMQWRYKLVLFSATFAGTWFAFGVIWYLVAVVHGDLLEFDPPANHTPCVMQVHTLTGAFLFSLESQTTIGYGFRYISEECPLAIVLLITQLVLTTIMEIFITGTFLAKIARPKKRAETIKFSQNAVVAQHNGKTCLMIRVANMRKSLLIGCQVTGKLLQTHLTKEGESVRLNQVNVDFQVDTSSDSPFLILPLTFYHVVDDASPFRDMALRTGEGDFELVVILSGTVESTSATCQVRTSYLPEEILWGYEFTPAISLSASGKYVADFSLFDQVVKVTAPCCLHETVRFGDPEKVKLEESLREAAEREREGAPLSVRISNV; from the exons ATGCATGGACGGACAAGCGTATGGATGCGCCTCTACAGGGATGGCTGGACGGACGGACAG ATGACGTCGGCCACCAAGGTGTACTACAGCCAGACCACGCAGACCGACAGCCGCCCGCTCATCGGCTCGGGGCTGCGCCGGCGCCGGGTGATGACCAAGGACGGCCGCAGCAACGTGCGGATGGAGCACATCGCCGACAAGCGCTTCCTGTACCTCAAGGACCTGTGGACCACCTTCATCGACATGCAATGGCGGTACAAGCTGGTCCTCTTCTCTGCCACCTTCGCCGGCACCTGGTTCGCCTTCGGCGTCATCTGGTACCTGGTGGCCGTGGTCCATGGGGACCTGCTGGAGTTCGACCCGCCGGCCAACCACACGCCGTGCGTCATGCAGGTGCACACCCTCACCGGcgccttcctcttctccctggagTCTCAGACCACCATCGGCTACGGGTTCCGCTACATCAGCGAGGAGTGTCCCCTCGCCATCGTCCTGCTCATCACCCAGCTGGTCCTCACCACCATCATGGAGATCTTCATCACCGGCACCTTCCTGGCCAAGATCGCCCGGCCCAAGAAACGCGCCGAGACCATCAAGTTCAGCCAAAACGCGGTGGTGGCCCAACACAACGGCAAGACCTGCCTGATGATCCGCGTGGCCAACATGCGCAAGAGCCTCCTCATCGGCTGCCAGGTGACAGGCAAGCTCCTCCAGACCCACCTCACCAAGGAGGGCGAGAGCGTCCGCCTCAACCAGGTCAACGTGGACTTCCAGGTGGACACCTCCTCCGACAGCCCCTTCCTCATCCTGCCCCTCACCTTCTACCACGTGGTGGACGACGCCAGCCCCTTCCGGGACATGGCCCTACGGACGGGCGAAGGCGACTTCGAGCTGGTGGTCATCCTCAGCGGCACCGTGGAGTCCACCAGCGCCACGTGCCAAGTGCGCACCTCCTACCTGCCCGAGGAGATCCTCTGGGGCTACGAGTTCACCCCGGCCATCTCCCTCTCGGCCAGCGGCAAGTACGTGGCCGACTTCAGCCTCTTCGACCAGGTGGTGAAGGTGACAGCGCCCTGTTGCCTCCACGAGACCGTCCGGTTCGGGGACCCCGAGAAGGTGAAGCTGGAGGAGTCCCTGCGGGAGGCGGCGGAACGGGAGCGGGAGGGAGCACCCCTGAGCGTCCGCATCAGCAACGTCTGA
- the KCNJ10 gene encoding ATP-sensitive inward rectifier potassium channel 10 isoform X2: MTSATKVYYSQTTQTDSRPLIGSGLRRRRVMTKDGRSNVRMEHIADKRFLYLKDLWTTFIDMQWRYKLVLFSATFAGTWFAFGVIWYLVAVVHGDLLEFDPPANHTPCVMQVHTLTGAFLFSLESQTTIGYGFRYISEECPLAIVLLITQLVLTTIMEIFITGTFLAKIARPKKRAETIKFSQNAVVAQHNGKTCLMIRVANMRKSLLIGCQVTGKLLQTHLTKEGESVRLNQVNVDFQVDTSSDSPFLILPLTFYHVVDDASPFRDMALRTGEGDFELVVILSGTVESTSATCQVRTSYLPEEILWGYEFTPAISLSASGKYVADFSLFDQVVKVTAPCCLHETVRFGDPEKVKLEESLREAAEREREGAPLSVRISNV; the protein is encoded by the coding sequence ATGACGTCGGCCACCAAGGTGTACTACAGCCAGACCACGCAGACCGACAGCCGCCCGCTCATCGGCTCGGGGCTGCGCCGGCGCCGGGTGATGACCAAGGACGGCCGCAGCAACGTGCGGATGGAGCACATCGCCGACAAGCGCTTCCTGTACCTCAAGGACCTGTGGACCACCTTCATCGACATGCAATGGCGGTACAAGCTGGTCCTCTTCTCTGCCACCTTCGCCGGCACCTGGTTCGCCTTCGGCGTCATCTGGTACCTGGTGGCCGTGGTCCATGGGGACCTGCTGGAGTTCGACCCGCCGGCCAACCACACGCCGTGCGTCATGCAGGTGCACACCCTCACCGGcgccttcctcttctccctggagTCTCAGACCACCATCGGCTACGGGTTCCGCTACATCAGCGAGGAGTGTCCCCTCGCCATCGTCCTGCTCATCACCCAGCTGGTCCTCACCACCATCATGGAGATCTTCATCACCGGCACCTTCCTGGCCAAGATCGCCCGGCCCAAGAAACGCGCCGAGACCATCAAGTTCAGCCAAAACGCGGTGGTGGCCCAACACAACGGCAAGACCTGCCTGATGATCCGCGTGGCCAACATGCGCAAGAGCCTCCTCATCGGCTGCCAGGTGACAGGCAAGCTCCTCCAGACCCACCTCACCAAGGAGGGCGAGAGCGTCCGCCTCAACCAGGTCAACGTGGACTTCCAGGTGGACACCTCCTCCGACAGCCCCTTCCTCATCCTGCCCCTCACCTTCTACCACGTGGTGGACGACGCCAGCCCCTTCCGGGACATGGCCCTACGGACGGGCGAAGGCGACTTCGAGCTGGTGGTCATCCTCAGCGGCACCGTGGAGTCCACCAGCGCCACGTGCCAAGTGCGCACCTCCTACCTGCCCGAGGAGATCCTCTGGGGCTACGAGTTCACCCCGGCCATCTCCCTCTCGGCCAGCGGCAAGTACGTGGCCGACTTCAGCCTCTTCGACCAGGTGGTGAAGGTGACAGCGCCCTGTTGCCTCCACGAGACCGTCCGGTTCGGGGACCCCGAGAAGGTGAAGCTGGAGGAGTCCCTGCGGGAGGCGGCGGAACGGGAGCGGGAGGGAGCACCCCTGAGCGTCCGCATCAGCAACGTCTGA
- the KCNJ9 gene encoding G protein-activated inward rectifier potassium channel 3, with the protein MAQDNAAFCGVPEGVPGEAKPPPVPPRRRGAGTRKRQRYVEKDGKCNVQHGNVRETYRYLTDIFTTLVDLKWRFSLLVFILAYAVTWLFFGLIWWFIAYCRGDLDHLEDHAWTPCVNNLNGFVSAFLFSIETETTIGYGHRVITDKCPEGIVLLLLQAILGSMVNAFMVGCMFVKISQPNKRAETLVFSSHAVVSLRDDRLCLMFRVGDLRDSHIVEASIRAKLIKSKQTQEGEFIPLDQTDLSVGFETGDDRLFLVSPLIISHEIDERSPFWDVSRHQLEKDDFEIVVILEGMVEATGMTCQARSSYLADEVLWGHRFTPLLSLEEGFYEVDYGGFHQTVPVPTPACSARQLAAAAARRDAHLYWSIPSRLDQPLEEAAAAGAAGGGDPDTPRESNGTLASPEVR; encoded by the exons ATGGCGCAGGACAACGCCGCCTTTTGCGGGGTCCCCGAGGGGGTCCCCGGGGAGGCGAagccccccccagtccccccccgACGGCGGGGGGCCGGCACCCGCAAGCGCCAGCGTTACGTGGAGAAGGACGGCAAGTGCAACGTGCAGCACGGGAACGTGCGGGAGACCTACCGCTACCTCACCGACATCTTCACCACCTTGGTGGACCTCAAGTGGCGCTTCAGCCTCCTCGTCTTCATCCTCGCCTACGCCGTCACCTGGCTCTTCTTCGGCCTCATCTGGTGGTTCATCGCCTACTGCCGGGGGGACCTGGACCACCTGGAGGACCACGCCTGGACACCCTGCGTCAACAACCTCAACGGCTTTGTCTCCGCCTTCCTCTTCTCCATCGAGACGGAGACCACCATCGGCTACGGACACCGCGTCATCACCGACAAGTGTCCCGAGGGCatcgtgctgctgctgctccaggccATCCTGGGCTCCATGGTCAACGCCTTCATGGTGGGCTGCATGTTCGTGAAGATCTCCCAGCCCAACAAACGAGCCGAGACCTTGGTCTTCTCCTCCCATGCCGTGGTCTCCCTGCGGGACGACCGCCTCTGCCTGATGTTTCGCGTGGGTGACCTGCGGGACTCGCACATCGTGGAGGCCTCCATCCGCGCCAAGCTCATCAAGTCCAAGCAGACGCAGGAGGGCGAGTTCATCCCCCTGGACCAGACCGATCTGAGCGTGGGCTTCGAGACGGGCGACGACCGCCTCTTCCTCGTCTCGCCCCTCATCATCAGCCACGAGATCGATGAGCGCAGCCCCTTCTGGGACGTCTCGCGGCACCAGCTGGAGAAGGACGATTTCGAGATCGTCGTCATCCTCGAGGGGATGGTGGAGGCCACAG GGATGACGTGCCAGGCTCGGAGCTCGTACCTGGCGGACGAGGTGCTGTGGGGCCACCGCTTCACCCCGCTGCTGAGCCTGGAGGAGGGCTTCTACGAGGTGGACTACGGGGGCTTCCACCAGACCGTGCCGGTGCCCACCCCGGCCTGCAGCGCCCGGcagctggcggcggcggccgcccgccgcgATGCCCACCTCTACTGGTCCATCCCCAGCCGCCTGGACCAGCcgctggaggaggcggcggcggcgggggcggcgggagggggggacCCCGACACCCCCCGGGAGAGCAACGGCACTCTGGCCAGCCCCGAGGTGCGGTGA
- the ATP1A2 gene encoding LOW QUALITY PROTEIN: sodium/potassium-transporting ATPase subunit alpha-2 (The sequence of the model RefSeq protein was modified relative to this genomic sequence to represent the inferred CDS: inserted 2 bases in 2 codons; added 61 bases not found in genome assembly): protein MMPVATVTPMLAVTSMPMAGREYSPAATTSENGGGKRKQKEKELDELKKEVNLDDHRLSLDELGRKYQVDLSRGLTNARXAEILVQDGPNALTPPPPPPSGSSSAASLFGGFSILLWIGAILCFLAYGIQAAMEDEPSNDNLYLGVVLAAVVIVTGCFSYYQEAKSSKIMDSFKNMVPQQALVIREGEKIQINAENVVVGDLVEVXGGDRVPADMRIISSHGCKVDNSSLTGESEPQTRSPEFTHENPLETRNICFFSTNCVEGTARGIVISTGDRTVMGRIASLASGLEVGRTPIAMEIEHFIRLITGVAVFLGLSFFILSLILGYTWLEAVIFLIGIIVANVPEGLLATVTVCLTLTAKRMARKNCLVKNLEAVETLGSTSTICSDKTGTLTQNRMTVAHMWFDNQIHEADTTEDQSGATFDKRSPTWTALARIAGLCNRAVFKPGQENISISKRDTAGDASESALLKCIQLSCGSVKKMRDKNPKSPRSPSTPPTSTSSPSTSGRRTPRGTCW from the exons ATGATGCCTGTGGCCACGGTGACCCCCATGCTGGCAGTGACATCCATGCCCATG GCCGGCCGGGAGTACTCGCCCGCTGCCACCACCTCCGAGAACGGGGGCGGCAAGAggaagcagaaggagaaggagcTGGATGAGCTGAAGAAGGAGGTCAACTTG GACGATCACAGGCTGTCCCTGGATGAGCTGGGCAGGAAGTACCAGGTGGACCTGTCCCGG ggccTGACCAACGCGC CGGCCGAGATCCTGGTGCAGGACGGCCCCAATGCCCTGAcgccccccccaccacccccgaGTGGGTCAAGTTCTGCCGCCAGCCTCTTCGGGGGCTTCTCCATCCTGCTCTGGATCGGGGCCATCCTCTGCTTCCTGGCCTACGGCATCCAGGCTGCCATGGAGGACGAGCCCTCCAACGACAAC CTGTACCTGGGGGTGGTGCTGGCCGCCGTCGTCATCGTCACCGGCTGCTTTTCCTACTACCAAGAGGCCAAAAGCTCCAAGATCATGGACTCCTTCAAGAACATGGTGCCCCAG CAAGCGCTGGTGATCCGCGAGGGCGAGAAGATACAGATCAATGCGGAGAACGTGGTGGTGGGCGACCTGGTGGAGG AAGGGGGGGACCGGGTGCCCGCTGACATGCGCATCATCTCCTCCCACGGCTGCAAG GTGGACAACTCGTCGCTGACGGGGGAGTCGGAGCCGCAGACCCGCTCGCCCGAGTTCACCCACGAGAACCCGCTGGAGACCCGCAACATCTGCTTCTTCTCCACCAACTGCGTGGAAG GCACCGCCCGTGGCATCGTCATCTCCACGGGGGACCGGACAGTGATGGGGCGCATCGCCTCGCTGGCCTCGGGGCTGGAGGTGGGGCGCACGCCCATCGCCATGGAGATCGAGCACTTCATCCGCCTCATCACCGGCGTCGCCGTCTTCCTCGGCCTCTCCTTCTTCATCCTCTCTCTCATCCTGGGCTACACCTGGCTGGAGGCCGTCATCTTCCTCATTGGCATCATCGTGGCCAACGTCCCCGAGGGGCTGCTGGCCACTGTCACG GTGTGCCTGACGCTGACGGCCAAGCGGATGGCGCGCAAGAACTGCCTGGTGAAGAACTTGGAGGCGGTGGAGACGCTGGGCTCCACCTCCACCATCTGCTCCGACAAGACGGGGACCCTCACCCAGAACCGCATGACCGTCGCCCACATGTGGTTCGACAACCAGATCCACGAGGCCGACACCACCGAGGACCAGTCGG GTGCCACCTTCGACAAGCGCTCGCCCACCTGGACGGCGCTGGCACGCATCGCCGGGCTCTGCAACCGCGCTGTCTTCAAGCCAGGCCAGGAAAACATCTCCATTTCCAAG CGGGACACGGCGGGCGATGCCTCGGAGTCGGCGCTGCTGAAGTGCATCCAGCTCTCCTGCGGCTCCGTCAAGAAGATGCGGGACAAGAACCCAAAGTCACCGAGATCCCCTTCAACTCCACC
- the NR1I3 gene encoding LOW QUALITY PROTEIN: nuclear receptor subfamily 1 group I member 3 (The sequence of the model RefSeq protein was modified relative to this genomic sequence to represent the inferred CDS: inserted 4 bases in 2 codons) has protein sequence MGRRSRRQGIGRRTGSAACRAQCRVSLKQEPWCVYTARTPLHARPVLQLCPCCSPPGPATVTRIPPAMSESSPVDTESSPRPLPGPRVPRGEDAEPGEEKVCAVCGEPRHRVPLPHHFCPGPDALPLLPPPPPPRSLPIDNQISPLKGATLEICQIQFNAIFNAETNARERGHHXQGALAGFQQIYLXIKFHVSLKKLPLHKAKYVLLQAVLLFSPDHTGITQQNIDQFQEKAAPTLKSYIDHRHPVPEGRFLYAKLLLTELQTLKVENTRQVVHIQDLSSVMPPFSEIS, from the exons ATGGGGCGCAGAAGCCGGCGTCAGGGCATCGGCCGCAGgacaggcagtgctgcctgcagggcGCAGTGCCGGGTGTCGCTCAAGCAGGAGCCGTGGTGTGTGTACACAGCCCGCACACCCCTGCACGCCCGTCCCGTCCTGCAGCTCTGTCCTTGCTGCAGTCCCCCTGGTCCAGCCACTGTCACCCGCATCCCCCCGGCCATGTCCGAGTCAAGCCCCGTGGACACAGAGAGCAgcccccgcccgctgccgggCCCCCGGGTCCCCAGAGGGGAGGACGCggagcctggggaggagaaggtCTGCGCAGTGTGCGGGGAACCGCGCCACCGGGTACCACTTCCACATCACTTCTGCCCGGGCCCTGATGCCCTCcccttgctccccccccccccccccccccggagcttGCCCATCGACAACCAGATCTCGCCGCTCAAAGGGGCCACCCTGGAGATCTGCCAGATCCAGTTCAATGCCATCTTCAACGCGGAGACCAACGCCCGGGAGCGCGGGCACCA CCAGGGTGCCCTGG CCGGCTTCCAGCAGATCTACTT GATCAAGTTCCACGTGAGCCTGAAGAAGCTGCCGCTGCACAAGGCCAAGTACGTCCTGCTCCAGGCCGTACTGCTCTTCTCGCCAG ACCACACCGGCATCACCCAGCAGAACATCGACCAGTTCCAGGAGAAGGCGGCCCCGACACTCAAGAGCTACATCGACCACCGGCACCCTGTGCCCGAGGGCA GGTTTCTCTACGCGAAGCTGCTGCTGACGGAGCTGCAGACGCTGAAGGTGGAGAACACGCGACAGGTTGTCCACATCCAGGACCTGTCCTCCGTGATGCCGCCGTTCTCCGAAATCAGCTAG
- the MPZ gene encoding myelin protein P0 gives MSQGARGSSSLLLLAGLLLVLGPSPTSSIHVYTQREVYGTVGSHVTLSCSFWSSEWISEDISITWHFQAEGSRDSTSIFHYAKGQPYIDDVGSFKERMEWVGNPRRKDGSIVIHNLDYTDNGTFTCDVKNPPDIVGKSSQVTLYVFEKVPTRYGVVLGSIIGGALLLVAVVVALVYLIRYCWLRRQAALQRRLSAMEKGKLQRSAKDASKRSRQAPVLYAMLDHSRGTKAASEKKAKGAPGDSRKDKK, from the exons ATGTCGCAGGGtgccaggggcagcagcagcctcctcctcctcgccgggCTCCTCTTGGTGCTGG GGCCGTCCCCGACATCCTCCATCCACGTGTACACGCAGCGGGAGGTGTACGGTACCGTCGGCTCCCACGTCACCCTCTCCTGCAGCTTCTGGTCCAGCGAGTGGATCTCCGAGGACATCTCCATCACGTGGCACTTCCAAGCTGAGGGATCCCGCGACAGCACCTCC ATATTCCACTATGCCAAGGGCCAGCCCTACATCGATGACGTGGGCAGCTTCAAGGAGCGGATGGAGTGGGTGGGCAACCCTCGCCGCAAGGATGGCTCCATCGTCATCCACAACCTGGACTACACCGACAATGGCACCTTCACCTGCGACGTCAAGAACCCCCCTGACATTGTGGGCAAGTCCTCCCAGGTCACGCTCTACGTCTTCGAGAAAG TGCCCACCCGCTACGGCGTCGTGCTGGGCTCCATCATTGGCGGGGCTCTGctgctggtggccgtggtggtggCCCTCGTTTATCTCATCCGCTACTGCTGGCTGCGGcggcaggcagccctgcagcgACGGCTGAG TGCCatggagaagggaaagctgcagCGATCAGCCAAGGATGCGTCCAAGCGCAGCCGGCAG GCGCCCGTGCTCTACGCCATGCTGGACCACAGCCGTGGCACCAAGGCAGCAAGCGAGAAGAAAGCCAAGGGAGCCCCGGGAGACTCCCGCAAGGATAAGAAATAG